From the genome of Alphaproteobacteria bacterium, one region includes:
- a CDS encoding 5-(carboxyamino)imidazole ribonucleotide synthase, whose product MTALPPGSTIGILGGGQLGRMTALAAGNLGYRCHIYAPEAESPAALVSAAWTRAAWDDHAALGDFASKVDVITYEFENVPVACAEFLAPLKPLRPGVEALRVAQHREREKRFFERIGVPTAPFAVARDEAGFVAAVREVGAPSIAKTTTEGYDGKGQARLDASSDLRAIWASLGGREVIVEGFVDFAAEASVIVARALDGTTLSFPPPRNVHRQGILHTSTIPGGFSSDVVRQAREIGCRAIEALAGVGLLCVELFVTHDGRVLANEMAPRPHNSGHWTQDACATSQFEQFVRTICGLPLGPVNVRSPVVMTNLIGEEANDWPAILAEPNAKLHLYGKREARAGRKMGHVNRLGAPTT is encoded by the coding sequence GTGACGGCACTGCCGCCCGGCTCGACCATCGGCATCCTGGGCGGCGGACAGCTTGGCCGCATGACGGCGCTCGCCGCCGGCAATCTCGGCTATCGCTGCCACATCTACGCGCCCGAGGCGGAATCACCGGCCGCCCTCGTCTCGGCCGCCTGGACGCGTGCCGCGTGGGACGACCACGCCGCGCTCGGCGACTTCGCGTCGAAGGTCGACGTCATCACCTACGAGTTCGAGAACGTGCCGGTGGCCTGCGCCGAGTTCCTCGCTCCGCTGAAACCGCTCAGGCCCGGCGTCGAGGCGCTGCGCGTGGCGCAGCATCGCGAGCGCGAGAAGCGCTTCTTCGAGCGCATTGGCGTGCCGACTGCGCCTTTCGCCGTGGCGCGGGACGAGGCGGGATTCGTCGCGGCGGTACGCGAGGTGGGCGCACCATCGATCGCCAAAACCACCACCGAAGGCTACGACGGCAAGGGCCAGGCGCGGCTCGATGCGTCGAGCGACCTGCGGGCGATCTGGGCCAGTCTCGGCGGACGCGAAGTCATCGTAGAAGGATTCGTCGACTTCGCGGCGGAAGCCTCGGTGATCGTCGCGCGCGCGCTCGATGGCACGACGCTCAGCTTCCCGCCGCCGCGCAACGTGCATCGCCAGGGCATCCTGCACACCTCGACCATTCCCGGCGGCTTCTCGTCCGACGTGGTTCGCCAGGCCAGGGAAATCGGCTGTCGTGCGATCGAGGCGCTGGCTGGCGTCGGTCTGCTCTGCGTCGAGCTCTTCGTGACGCATGACGGCCGCGTGCTGGCCAACGAGATGGCGCCACGGCCGCACAATTCGGGCCACTGGACGCAGGATGCCTGCGCCACCAGCCAGTTCGAGCAATTCGTGCGCACGATCTGCGGCCTGCCGCTCGGCCCGGTCAACGTGCGATCACCCGTGGTGATGACCAACCTGATCGGCGAGGAGGCAAACGACTGGCCGGCGATCCTCGCCGAGCCGAACGCCAAGCTGCATCTCTACGGCAAGCGCGAGGCGCGCGCCGGCCGCAAGATGGGCCACGTCAACCGGCTGGGCGCGCCGACGACGTAG